The following are encoded in a window of Solidesulfovibrio magneticus RS-1 genomic DNA:
- a CDS encoding RimK family protein: MSVLVIMENPEDCSLVFSGVEPVAARSYLADEAFTALRGVKIINLCRSFRYQSMGYYVSLLAEARGHKPIPSITAIQDMKSVGIIRLASEELAELLERALADRPQEKISFSAYFGKTPEKGLEQLASRLFKLFPTPFLRADCNWQNGWQLQNVSPLPLRDIPEEERDFAEAVSTDYFTGKKLTIPKRQVSRYDLAILHDPEEERPPSDARAIKRFVKAAENLGLGVEIITREDSNRLSEFDALFIRETTNVDHHTYRMARKAAAEGLVVIDDPESILRCSNKVYLAEVLSRLKIPAPRTVIAHCKNIDHILEELPLPCVLKQPDSAFSQGVVLVRESDALMQEAKRLLSKSDLVIAQEYLPSEYDWRIGVLDKRPLFACKYYMASGHWQILRKGKSGKDVYGRVETLPVAKAPKKVVNTALKAAAAIGDGLYGVDLKQVGDKVYVIEVNDNPNIDAGFEDEVLQDELYLRVVEVFLKRIERRKTGSLNV; encoded by the coding sequence GTGTCTGTTTTGGTGATCATGGAAAACCCCGAGGACTGTTCCCTGGTGTTTTCCGGCGTCGAACCCGTCGCCGCCCGCAGCTATCTGGCCGACGAGGCCTTCACCGCCCTGCGCGGGGTCAAGATCATCAACCTCTGCCGTTCCTTCCGCTACCAATCCATGGGCTATTACGTGTCGCTTCTGGCCGAAGCCCGGGGCCACAAGCCCATCCCGTCCATCACGGCCATCCAGGACATGAAGTCCGTGGGCATCATCCGGCTGGCCTCGGAAGAACTGGCCGAACTCCTGGAACGGGCCCTGGCCGACAGGCCGCAGGAAAAAATAAGCTTCTCGGCCTATTTCGGCAAAACGCCGGAAAAAGGCCTGGAACAGCTCGCCTCGCGGCTGTTCAAGCTCTTTCCCACGCCGTTTCTGCGGGCCGACTGCAACTGGCAAAACGGCTGGCAGCTCCAAAACGTCTCGCCTCTGCCTCTGCGCGACATCCCCGAGGAAGAGCGCGACTTTGCCGAGGCCGTGTCCACCGACTACTTCACCGGCAAAAAGCTCACCATCCCCAAGCGCCAAGTGAGCCGCTACGATCTGGCCATCCTCCACGACCCCGAGGAGGAACGCCCGCCTTCCGACGCCCGGGCCATCAAGCGCTTCGTCAAGGCCGCCGAGAACCTTGGCCTTGGCGTGGAGATCATCACCCGCGAGGATTCCAACCGCCTGTCGGAGTTCGACGCGCTGTTCATCCGCGAAACCACCAACGTCGATCACCACACCTACCGCATGGCCCGCAAGGCGGCGGCCGAAGGGCTGGTGGTCATCGACGACCCGGAATCCATCCTGCGTTGCTCCAACAAGGTCTATCTGGCCGAGGTGCTGTCGCGCCTGAAAATTCCGGCCCCCCGCACGGTTATCGCCCATTGCAAGAATATCGACCATATCCTGGAAGAGCTGCCCCTGCCCTGCGTGCTCAAGCAGCCCGACAGCGCCTTTTCCCAGGGCGTGGTGCTGGTGCGCGAATCCGACGCGCTCATGCAGGAGGCCAAGCGGCTTTTGTCCAAGTCCGATCTGGTCATCGCCCAGGAGTATCTGCCCTCGGAATACGACTGGCGCATCGGGGTGCTGGACAAGCGGCCGCTTTTTGCCTGCAAGTACTACATGGCCTCGGGCCATTGGCAGATCCTGCGCAAGGGCAAGTCCGGCAAGGACGTCTACGGCCGGGTGGAAACCCTGCCCGTGGCCAAGGCCCCCAAGAAGGTGGTCAACACGGCGCTCAAGGCGGCGGCGGCCATCGGCGACGGGCTTTACGGCGTGGATCTCAAGCAGGTGGGCGACAAGGTCTACGTCATCGAGGTCAACGACAACCCCAACATCGACGCCGGCTTCGAGGACGAGGTGCTGCAGGACGAACTCTATTTGCGCGTGGTGGAAGTCTTTCTCAAACGCATCGAACGCCGCAAAACCGGGAGCCTCAACGTATGA
- a CDS encoding carboxylate-amine ligase, translated as MSKARHLFSAFGIEIEYMIVDRETLAVRPIADKLLAAAGGVPDASDVELGPVTWSNELVAHVLEMKVSKPAKTLKGLAAAFAASVAKAEELLAPHGARLLPTGAHPLMDPFTETVLWPHESSEIYKAFDAIFNCKGHGWANLQSMHINLPFAGDDEFGRLHAAIRVLMPIMPALAASTPILDGKATPWLDARMRHYAHNADRVPAVMGAVIPEAVFSIDEYHARILEPLYRDIAPLDPKGVLRGDFLNARGAIPRFERSTIEIRVLDTQECPAADFALADVVVSALKGLVEERWSTYEEQKAWATSELATIFNATIENAGRAKVPDEYARLFGVYAPSWIPARVIWRRLAMSSLPTMDFDPDWEKALAVLVDQSSLARRILAAVDGDCRPTNIRRVYGQLADCLEKNEPFNVGILGAPYYL; from the coding sequence ATGAGCAAAGCCAGACATCTCTTCTCCGCTTTCGGCATTGAGATCGAATATATGATCGTTGACCGCGAAACCTTGGCGGTCCGGCCCATCGCCGACAAGCTGCTGGCCGCCGCCGGCGGCGTTCCGGACGCCAGCGACGTCGAACTGGGGCCGGTTACCTGGTCCAACGAACTGGTGGCCCATGTGCTGGAGATGAAGGTTAGCAAGCCCGCCAAGACCTTGAAGGGTCTGGCCGCCGCCTTTGCCGCCAGCGTGGCCAAAGCCGAGGAACTGCTGGCTCCCCACGGCGCGCGCCTGCTCCCCACCGGCGCCCATCCCCTCATGGACCCCTTCACGGAAACCGTGCTGTGGCCCCACGAGAGCAGCGAAATCTACAAGGCGTTCGACGCCATCTTCAATTGCAAGGGACATGGCTGGGCCAATCTGCAAAGCATGCACATCAACCTGCCTTTTGCCGGCGACGACGAGTTCGGCCGGCTCCATGCCGCCATTCGCGTGCTCATGCCCATCATGCCGGCCCTGGCCGCCTCCACGCCCATCCTCGACGGCAAGGCCACGCCTTGGCTCGATGCACGGATGCGCCACTACGCCCACAACGCCGACCGGGTGCCGGCAGTTATGGGCGCGGTGATCCCGGAAGCCGTTTTTTCCATCGACGAATACCACGCGCGCATTCTGGAGCCGCTCTACCGCGACATCGCCCCCCTGGACCCCAAGGGGGTGCTTCGCGGCGATTTCCTCAACGCCCGTGGGGCCATCCCGCGTTTCGAGCGCTCCACCATCGAAATCCGGGTGCTGGACACCCAGGAATGCCCGGCCGCCGACTTTGCCCTGGCCGACGTCGTGGTCTCGGCCCTCAAGGGGCTGGTGGAGGAACGCTGGTCCACCTATGAGGAGCAAAAAGCCTGGGCCACAAGCGAGCTGGCCACGATATTTAACGCCACCATCGAAAACGCCGGCCGGGCCAAGGTGCCCGACGAATACGCGCGCCTTTTCGGCGTCTACGCCCCGTCCTGGATTCCGGCCCGGGTCATCTGGCGGCGGCTGGCCATGAGTTCGTTGCCGACCATGGACTTCGATCCCGACTGGGAAAAAGCTCTGGCCGTGCTGGTCGACCAGTCGAGCCTGGCCCGGCGCATCCTGGCCGCCGTGGACGGCGACTGCCGGCCAACGAACATTCGGCGCGTCTACGGCCAACTGGCCGACTGCCTGGAGAAAAACGAGCCCTTCAATGTCGGCATCCTGGGCGCTCCTTATTACCTGTGA
- a CDS encoding N-formylglutamate amidohydrolase — protein sequence MSASWALLITCEHGGADIPAAYAPLFDGWRDALASHRGHDFGALSTARRLARAVDSAPLLFSTTSRMLVDLNRSLGHPGLFSEATKGLPRRDKDAILARYYHPHRDAVAAVVAEGIAADRTVLHIASHSFTPRLRGVTRHCDVGFLYDPGRSAEKDFCRNWLRELACLDGDLILRRNYPYKGVSDGMVTAFRRRFGERYLGVELEVNQRFALGGDEALGSISETLADALQRALGRTAS from the coding sequence ATGTCGGCATCCTGGGCGCTCCTTATTACCTGTGAGCACGGCGGGGCCGACATCCCCGCCGCCTATGCCCCGCTGTTTGACGGCTGGCGCGACGCCCTGGCCAGCCACCGGGGGCACGACTTCGGCGCGCTGTCAACGGCCCGGAGGCTCGCCCGGGCCGTTGACAGCGCGCCGCTGCTCTTTTCCACAACCAGCCGGATGCTCGTGGACCTAAACCGTTCGCTTGGGCATCCCGGGCTTTTTTCCGAGGCAACCAAGGGCCTGCCGCGCCGGGACAAGGACGCCATCCTCGCCCGATACTACCACCCTCACCGCGACGCCGTGGCCGCCGTGGTCGCCGAGGGGATTGCGGCTGACCGCACGGTGCTGCACATCGCCAGCCACAGCTTCACCCCGCGCCTTCGCGGCGTCACCCGCCACTGCGATGTGGGCTTTCTCTACGACCCCGGGCGCAGCGCCGAAAAGGATTTTTGCCGCAACTGGCTGCGCGAGCTGGCCTGCCTGGACGGCGACCTGATCCTGCGGCGCAACTACCCCTACAAAGGCGTGTCCGACGGGATGGTCACAGCCTTTCGCCGCCGTTTCGGCGAGCGCTATCTGGGCGTGGAGCTGGAAGTGAACCAGCGCTTCGCCCTGGGTGGAGACGAAGCACTGGGGAGTATCAGCGAGACGTTGGCCGATGCGCTGCAGCGGGCGCTTGGGCGCACGGCATCCTGA
- a CDS encoding sigma 54-interacting transcriptional regulator, translating into MPAPFSVPDILGSLERPVLAVDADGRVANANPAALSMFGPEVATPGAALPLARPDLWQPMAKCLAEGDVVYDRLNVGSKTVVATTFPICRDGRVVGATCICRPCAGEAHPAMEGRLGAILDSVSDGIWICDGTGTILSINAASERLNSVNAEDYVGKNVSLIVAQRMVDRSATLDVLETKRQSSMIQHITKTGKQLLVTATPVLGDQGEVALVVVNERDVTELQNLRQGLQNARKVEERYRSELAELSLFELSQKDIVAQSGQMQRTLRTLLKLAQMDASRVLLLGESGTGKGLLAKFLHQVSPRSPKPFIQINCPAVPENLFEAELFGYEKGAFTGAREAGKAGLIELAAGGTLFLDEVGDIPLGIQAKLLKYLDDHELRRLGGAEARTVECRVVAATNCDLEGLVERRQFRTDLYYRLNTFVVRIAPLRERREDIFGLAEFYLAQQNARHGKAKRLSARAMRQLEAYAFPGNVRELVSIIQKAFVMSDDDDLTDALIEALAGDAPPAVDTPSGPRPLADSTEQTAIRRLREAMAACRTTREMAAHLGVSQATVVRKLKRYGLSRS; encoded by the coding sequence ATGCCCGCCCCTTTTTCCGTGCCCGATATCCTGGGCTCCCTTGAGCGGCCGGTCTTGGCCGTGGACGCCGACGGCCGGGTGGCCAACGCCAACCCCGCCGCGCTTTCCATGTTCGGCCCCGAGGTGGCCACGCCCGGCGCGGCTCTGCCTCTGGCCCGGCCCGACCTGTGGCAGCCCATGGCCAAATGCCTGGCCGAGGGCGACGTGGTCTATGATCGCCTCAATGTTGGCTCCAAGACCGTGGTCGCCACCACCTTTCCCATCTGCCGCGACGGCCGGGTGGTCGGGGCCACCTGCATCTGCCGCCCCTGCGCCGGCGAAGCCCATCCGGCCATGGAAGGCCGCTTGGGGGCCATACTTGATTCCGTGTCCGACGGCATCTGGATCTGCGACGGCACGGGAACCATCCTTTCGATCAACGCCGCTTCCGAGCGGCTCAATTCCGTCAACGCCGAGGACTACGTCGGGAAAAATGTCTCCTTGATCGTGGCCCAGCGCATGGTCGACCGCTCGGCCACCCTGGACGTGCTCGAAACCAAACGCCAGTCGAGCATGATCCAGCACATCACCAAGACCGGCAAACAGCTCTTGGTCACGGCCACACCGGTCCTTGGCGACCAGGGCGAGGTGGCCCTGGTGGTGGTCAACGAGCGCGATGTGACGGAATTGCAAAATCTGCGGCAGGGGCTTCAAAACGCCCGCAAGGTCGAGGAGCGCTACCGCAGCGAACTGGCCGAGTTGTCGCTTTTCGAGCTTTCCCAGAAGGATATCGTGGCCCAAAGCGGGCAAATGCAGCGTACCTTGCGCACGCTGTTAAAGCTCGCCCAGATGGACGCCTCGCGGGTTTTGCTTCTTGGCGAATCCGGCACCGGCAAGGGTCTGCTCGCCAAATTCCTGCACCAGGTCAGCCCCCGTTCGCCCAAGCCGTTTATTCAGATCAACTGTCCGGCCGTGCCGGAAAACCTGTTCGAGGCCGAACTTTTTGGCTATGAAAAAGGGGCCTTTACCGGCGCGCGCGAGGCCGGCAAGGCGGGGTTGATCGAATTGGCCGCCGGGGGCACGCTCTTTCTCGACGAGGTGGGCGACATCCCCTTGGGCATCCAGGCCAAGCTGCTCAAATACCTCGACGACCACGAACTGCGCCGCCTGGGCGGGGCCGAGGCCCGCACCGTGGAATGCCGGGTGGTGGCGGCCACCAACTGCGACCTGGAAGGCCTGGTCGAGCGCCGCCAGTTCCGCACCGACCTCTATTATCGCCTCAACACCTTCGTGGTGCGCATCGCCCCCCTGCGCGAGCGTCGCGAAGACATCTTCGGCCTGGCCGAATTCTACCTGGCCCAGCAAAACGCCCGCCATGGCAAGGCCAAACGCCTCTCGGCCCGGGCCATGCGCCAGCTCGAAGCCTACGCCTTTCCCGGCAACGTCCGGGAACTCGTCAGCATCATCCAGAAAGCCTTTGTCATGAGCGACGACGACGACCTCACCGACGCGCTCATTGAGGCCCTGGCCGGCGACGCGCCGCCAGCGGTGGACACGCCGTCCGGCCCCCGTCCCCTGGCCGATTCCACCGAGCAAACGGCCATCCGGCGTCTGCGCGAGGCCATGGCCGCCTGCCGCACCACCCGGGAGATGGCCGCCCACCTTGGGGTGAGCCAGGCCACGGTGGTGCGCAAGCTCAAGCGTTACGGCCTTTCCCGCTCCTGA
- the gabT gene encoding 4-aminobutyrate--2-oxoglutarate transaminase — protein MNTTDKAQELQALRDRYVPKGHPNATPFFVESAKGALLRDVTGREFIDFVGGIGVLNVGHCHPKVVAAVKDQAGRYLHTCSMVTMYEPYVQLAARLSEAAPGDFEKKAMFVNSGSEAVENAVKIARCHTGRAGVVSMKNAFHGRTLLAMSLTSKVKPYKFGFGPLAPEVYQYPNYAYCYRCPLGLTYPKCGVACADKLREFFIATAAAENIACIIAEPVQGEGGFVVPPKEFFEKLRAICDEYGIVFIADEIQSGFGRTSKLFAMEHFGVAPDLMTVAKSMGGGLPLAGVVGKAEIMDAVAPGGIGGTYGGNPLACRAGLAVMDIFEQDNLLAKAERLGNVVKRRFAAFKKQYQLIGDERGLGAMRALEFVSDRATKAPCPEAAKGVAKFCQDNGLLVLSCGNFGNCIRVLMPLVITRDQLDRGLDIMEEGIREVSKSLGK, from the coding sequence GTGAACACCACCGACAAGGCGCAGGAACTGCAAGCATTGCGTGATCGCTATGTCCCCAAGGGGCATCCCAACGCCACGCCCTTTTTCGTCGAATCCGCCAAGGGCGCCCTGCTTCGCGACGTCACCGGACGCGAGTTCATCGATTTCGTCGGCGGCATCGGCGTGTTAAACGTCGGCCACTGCCACCCCAAGGTCGTCGCCGCCGTCAAGGATCAGGCCGGACGCTATCTCCACACCTGCTCCATGGTCACCATGTACGAGCCCTACGTCCAGCTCGCCGCCCGCCTGTCCGAGGCCGCCCCGGGCGACTTCGAGAAAAAGGCGATGTTCGTCAACAGCGGCTCCGAAGCCGTGGAAAACGCCGTGAAGATCGCTCGTTGCCACACCGGCCGGGCCGGCGTCGTGTCCATGAAAAACGCCTTCCACGGCCGCACCCTGCTGGCCATGTCCCTAACCAGCAAGGTCAAGCCCTACAAATTCGGCTTCGGCCCCCTGGCCCCGGAAGTCTACCAGTACCCCAACTACGCCTACTGCTACCGTTGCCCCCTGGGCCTGACCTATCCCAAGTGCGGCGTGGCCTGCGCCGACAAGCTGCGCGAATTCTTCATCGCCACCGCCGCCGCCGAGAACATCGCCTGCATCATCGCCGAGCCGGTCCAGGGCGAAGGCGGCTTCGTGGTTCCGCCCAAGGAATTCTTCGAGAAGCTGCGCGCCATCTGCGACGAATACGGCATCGTCTTTATCGCCGACGAAATCCAGTCCGGCTTTGGCCGCACCTCCAAGCTCTTTGCCATGGAGCACTTCGGCGTGGCCCCGGACCTCATGACCGTGGCCAAATCCATGGGCGGCGGCCTGCCCCTGGCCGGCGTGGTCGGCAAGGCCGAGATCATGGATGCCGTGGCCCCGGGCGGCATCGGCGGCACCTACGGCGGCAACCCGCTGGCCTGCCGCGCCGGCCTGGCCGTCATGGACATCTTCGAACAAGACAACCTGCTGGCCAAGGCCGAGCGCCTGGGCAACGTGGTCAAGCGCCGGTTTGCCGCGTTTAAAAAACAGTACCAGCTCATCGGCGACGAGCGCGGCCTTGGAGCCATGCGCGCCCTGGAATTCGTCTCCGACCGCGCCACCAAGGCCCCCTGCCCCGAGGCGGCCAAGGGCGTGGCCAAGTTCTGCCAGGACAACGGCCTGCTCGTGTTGTCCTGCGGCAACTTCGGCAACTGCATCCGGGTGCTCATGCCGCTGGTCATCACCCGTGACCAGCTCGACCGCGGCCTGGACATTATGGAAGAAGGCATCCGCGAGGTCTCCAAAAGCCTCGGCAAATAA
- a CDS encoding ABC transporter substrate-binding protein gives MKNGSITTILAGCMGMALSAALFAAPALAADKTVKIGNVEPLSGPSASVGVQGKQAREMAIEEINAAGGIKSLGGAKLELVYADSKSDPTVGVTETERLINTEKVNLMTGCWNSAVTYPATQVAERYGIPFVVPVAVRDTITERGFKNVFRIAAKDSWWVRDQFRFLKDMQEETGVKLQKIAFVFENGDWGTGFAEKWRELAKKDGYEVVLDEPYPSTATDLTPVVTKLKAAKPDIVMLVSNAADAILLTNTMAEMQVKPKVVLASGGGHADPKFLENTDTNALGIFDEVEWNTDVNKPAAKPANEKFKKKYGYDLTGESVDAYVAMYVIADALERAASTEPAKIRDALAATNLTTGPGMVVSYDGVQFDETGQNKNAGIVIVQVANVDGKPDRVTVWPKAARRAGYVPAFPANK, from the coding sequence ATGAAAAACGGTTCCATCACGACGATTCTGGCCGGCTGCATGGGCATGGCCCTGTCCGCCGCCCTGTTCGCCGCTCCGGCCCTGGCCGCCGACAAGACCGTCAAGATCGGCAACGTCGAGCCCCTGTCCGGTCCGTCGGCCTCGGTCGGCGTCCAGGGCAAGCAGGCCCGGGAAATGGCCATCGAGGAGATCAACGCCGCCGGCGGCATCAAGTCCCTGGGCGGCGCCAAGCTGGAGCTGGTCTACGCCGACAGCAAGTCCGACCCCACCGTCGGCGTCACCGAGACCGAGCGCCTTATCAACACCGAAAAAGTCAACCTCATGACCGGCTGCTGGAACTCCGCCGTCACCTACCCGGCCACCCAGGTGGCCGAGCGCTACGGCATCCCCTTCGTGGTGCCCGTGGCCGTGCGCGACACCATCACCGAGCGCGGATTTAAAAACGTCTTCCGCATCGCTGCCAAGGACTCCTGGTGGGTGCGCGACCAGTTCCGTTTCCTCAAAGATATGCAGGAAGAAACCGGCGTGAAGCTGCAAAAGATCGCCTTTGTCTTTGAAAACGGCGACTGGGGCACCGGCTTTGCCGAGAAGTGGCGCGAACTGGCCAAGAAAGACGGCTACGAGGTCGTCCTCGACGAACCCTATCCCAGCACCGCCACCGACCTCACCCCGGTGGTGACCAAGCTCAAGGCCGCCAAGCCTGACATCGTCATGCTGGTGTCCAACGCCGCCGACGCCATCCTTTTGACCAACACCATGGCCGAAATGCAGGTCAAGCCCAAGGTCGTCCTGGCCAGCGGCGGCGGCCACGCCGATCCCAAGTTCCTGGAAAACACCGACACCAACGCCCTGGGCATCTTTGACGAAGTCGAGTGGAACACCGACGTCAACAAGCCCGCCGCCAAGCCGGCCAACGAGAAGTTCAAGAAGAAGTACGGCTACGACCTGACCGGCGAGTCCGTTGACGCCTACGTCGCCATGTATGTCATCGCCGACGCCCTGGAACGCGCCGCCTCCACCGAGCCGGCCAAGATCCGCGACGCCCTGGCCGCCACCAACCTGACCACCGGACCGGGCATGGTCGTCTCCTACGACGGCGTCCAGTTCGACGAGACCGGCCAGAACAAGAACGCCGGCATCGTCATCGTCCAGGTGGCCAACGTGGACGGCAAGCCCGACCGCGTCACCGTGTGGCCCAAGGCCGCCCGCCGCGCCGGGTACGTCCCGGCCTTCCCGGCCAACAAGTAG
- a CDS encoding branched-chain amino acid ABC transporter permease, producing MTAVIQAALNGAMMGAMYGLTALGLTLIFGVMKVVNFAHGSLLMVGMFSAYWLIRLTGIHPYLALVIVPPVLFVFGYYLQDVVIKPVFKAEGQVREPLTVIIVTTGVWYVLDNLALMLFGAEYRTVRTAISNKSFALGEFIISIPKFSGFVVAVATAVGLALFMRKTKTGKALRATSLDREAANLMGINQYRIYNIAFGLGTAIAGIAGCVLIPFYYVYPSVGVVFDIRAFIIVVLGGLGSIPGALLGGLVIGLIESVFSQFMASTWTEAIIYAIFLIILFVKPSGFFGHKQDW from the coding sequence ATGACCGCGGTGATTCAGGCGGCGCTCAACGGCGCCATGATGGGAGCCATGTACGGGCTGACCGCCCTCGGATTGACCCTGATCTTCGGGGTCATGAAGGTGGTCAACTTCGCCCACGGCTCACTGCTCATGGTTGGCATGTTCAGCGCATATTGGCTGATTCGACTCACGGGCATCCACCCGTATCTGGCCCTTGTCATCGTACCGCCCGTCCTGTTCGTTTTCGGCTATTATCTGCAGGACGTGGTCATCAAACCCGTGTTCAAAGCCGAAGGCCAGGTGCGCGAACCGTTGACGGTCATCATCGTCACCACCGGCGTCTGGTACGTCCTTGACAACCTGGCGCTCATGCTGTTTGGCGCCGAGTACCGCACCGTGCGCACGGCCATTTCCAACAAGTCCTTCGCGCTTGGCGAATTCATCATCTCCATCCCCAAATTTTCCGGCTTCGTGGTGGCCGTCGCCACGGCCGTCGGCCTTGCCCTTTTTATGCGCAAAACCAAAACCGGCAAAGCCCTTCGCGCCACCAGCCTGGACCGCGAAGCGGCCAACCTCATGGGCATCAACCAGTACCGCATCTACAACATCGCCTTCGGCCTCGGCACGGCCATCGCCGGCATCGCGGGCTGCGTGCTCATCCCCTTTTACTACGTCTACCCTTCGGTTGGCGTGGTCTTCGACATCCGGGCGTTTATCATCGTCGTGCTTGGCGGCCTGGGCAGCATTCCCGGTGCGCTCCTTGGCGGCTTGGTCATCGGCCTGATCGAGTCCGTCTTCTCCCAGTTCATGGCCTCCACCTGGACCGAAGCCATCATCTACGCCATCTTCCTCATCATTCTCTTCGTCAAACCATCCGGCTTCTTCGGCCACAAACAGGATTGGTAG
- a CDS encoding branched-chain amino acid ABC transporter permease — MSRKQLDRILLAVVALAAFGLPLVVTSPTYLQILILLFFYAYLTTAWNLVGGFAGVLPLGHSVFVGIGAYTSSILTLQYGVSPWIGMLVGGAIAAVIGVIIGLPTFRMRGAYFCLCTIAFAEGIRVMVENIDTLGPLKINGPRGLLVPLLKDPTFWDYQFMSKLPYYYIILVLLILVLAFTWFVSRSKIGYYLAAGGEEPDAAAALGINVANYKLFAMALSCFLTALAGTFYAQLMLYFYPKGLMGLDLSFEIAFIALIGGRGTIAGPVIGALLLRPLNEFTRIYLSDMLPGLHLVIFGLILILVMIYLPKGLTAPLAALYDRLARKITGQGAAK; from the coding sequence GTGAGCCGAAAACAACTCGACCGGATATTGCTGGCAGTGGTTGCCCTGGCCGCCTTCGGGCTGCCCCTGGTGGTGACCTCGCCCACCTATCTGCAAATCCTCATCCTGCTCTTTTTCTACGCCTATCTGACCACGGCCTGGAACCTGGTCGGTGGTTTCGCCGGCGTGTTGCCCTTGGGGCATTCCGTTTTCGTCGGCATCGGGGCCTACACCTCCTCGATCCTGACCCTGCAGTATGGCGTGTCGCCCTGGATCGGCATGCTGGTCGGCGGAGCCATCGCCGCCGTCATCGGCGTCATCATCGGCCTGCCCACCTTCCGGATGCGCGGGGCCTACTTCTGTCTGTGCACCATCGCCTTTGCCGAAGGCATCCGGGTCATGGTGGAAAACATCGACACCTTGGGACCGCTCAAAATAAACGGCCCCCGGGGCCTGCTCGTGCCGCTGCTCAAGGACCCGACGTTCTGGGACTACCAGTTCATGTCCAAGCTGCCGTACTATTACATCATCTTGGTGCTTCTGATCCTGGTCCTGGCCTTTACCTGGTTCGTCTCACGCTCCAAGATCGGCTACTATCTGGCCGCCGGCGGCGAAGAACCCGACGCCGCCGCCGCTCTGGGCATCAACGTGGCCAACTACAAGCTCTTCGCCATGGCCCTGTCCTGCTTCCTGACCGCCCTGGCCGGCACGTTCTACGCCCAGCTCATGCTCTACTTCTATCCCAAGGGCCTCATGGGCCTGGATCTCTCCTTCGAGATCGCGTTTATCGCGCTCATCGGCGGCCGGGGTACCATCGCCGGCCCGGTCATCGGCGCGCTGCTCTTGCGACCGCTTAATGAATTCACCCGCATCTACTTAAGCGACATGCTGCCCGGGCTGCATCTGGTCATCTTCGGGCTCATCCTCATCCTGGTCATGATCTACCTGCCCAAGGGTCTCACCGCGCCACTGGCCGCCCTTTATGACCGGCTGGCCCGCAAAATCACCGGCCAGGGAGCAGCGAAATGA
- a CDS encoding ABC transporter ATP-binding protein, whose protein sequence is MSNILEVTNLTKHFGGLTAVSSLDLHIKTGEILALIGPNGAGKSTVFNLVAGVFAPSEGVIKFAGQTIHGQKPWDLARLGLARTFQIVKPFGSKTVLYNVMVGAFLRTNSTIKAREIAEEVLVTLQLDHTKDMLAANLTIADRKRLEIAKALATDPKLLLLDEVMAGLRPTEVDDMIGIIRGLRDRGVTVFVIEHIMRAVMALSDRVVVIQFGQKIAEGSPEAVTKDENVIKAYLGGEYDAA, encoded by the coding sequence ATGAGCAACATCCTGGAAGTCACCAATCTCACCAAGCACTTCGGGGGCTTAACCGCCGTCAGCTCCCTGGACCTGCACATCAAGACCGGCGAAATCCTGGCGCTCATTGGTCCCAATGGCGCGGGCAAATCCACGGTCTTTAACCTCGTGGCCGGCGTGTTCGCCCCCTCCGAAGGCGTGATCAAGTTCGCCGGACAGACCATCCACGGCCAAAAGCCCTGGGATCTCGCCCGGCTGGGCCTGGCCCGCACCTTCCAGATCGTCAAGCCTTTCGGCAGCAAGACCGTGCTGTACAACGTCATGGTGGGAGCCTTTTTGCGCACCAATTCCACCATCAAGGCCCGGGAAATTGCTGAAGAAGTGCTGGTCACCCTCCAGCTCGACCATACCAAGGACATGCTGGCCGCCAACCTCACCATCGCCGACCGCAAACGCCTGGAGATCGCCAAGGCCCTGGCCACCGATCCCAAACTGCTGCTCCTCGACGAGGTCATGGCCGGACTGCGGCCCACCGAAGTCGACGACATGATCGGCATCATCCGGGGACTTCGCGACCGTGGCGTCACCGTCTTTGTCATCGAGCACATCATGCGCGCCGTCATGGCCCTGTCCGACCGGGTGGTGGTCATCCAGTTCGGCCAGAAGATCGCCGAAGGCTCGCCCGAGGCCGTCACCAAGGATGAAAACGTCATCAAGGCCTATCTGGGAGGCGAGTATGACGCTGCTTAG